In a single window of the Salmo trutta chromosome 21, fSalTru1.1, whole genome shotgun sequence genome:
- the LOC115156784 gene encoding prostaglandin G/H synthase 2 → MNKVICLILLLTVGFYFCEGVDPCCAQPCENRGLCNSKGFENYECDCTRTGYYGKNCTTPEFLTWIKISLKPAPNTVHYLLTHYKGLWNVINKITFVRNAIMSYVLTSRSHLVDSPPTYNADYGYKSWEAYSNLSYYTRTLPPLPKDCPTPMGTAGRAVLPDAKLVVEKVLLRKRFIPDPQGSNLMFAFFAQHFTHQFFKSDFKKGPAFTKALGHGVDLNHVYGDSLERQHKLRLFKDGKLKYQVLNGEVYPPLVREVGAEMHYPPQVPEEHRFAVGHEHFGLVPGLMMYATIWLREHNRVCDVLRQEHPEWDDERIFQTTRLILIGETIKIVIEDYVQHLSGYHFQLKFDPELLFNQRFQYQNRIAAEFNTLYHWHPLMPDTFSIEDRAYTYPQFVFNNSLVTEHGINNLVESFTKQIAGRVAGGRNLPPALVGVAAKALEHSRDMRYQSLNAYRKRFNMRAYTSFEDLTGETELAAELESLYGDVDAVELYPGLLVERPRPNAVFGETMVEMGAPYSLKGLLGNPICSPEYWMPSTFGGSVGFDIVNTASLERLVCSNVKGSCPMVSFQVPDFLRAFESASVNTSEAHLSDMNPGVLFKERTSEL, encoded by the exons ATGAATAAAGTAATCTGTTTAATTTTGCTCTTGACTGTGGGGTTCTACTTCTGCGAAGGAG TTGATCCTTGCTGTGCACAGCCTTGTGAAAATAGGGGGTTATGTAATTCAAAAGGCTTTGAAAACTATGAGTGTGACTGCACAAGGACTGGATATTATGGAAAAAACTGCACAACTC CTGAATTCCTAACATGGATaaaaatatcattgaaaccagctCCGAACACTGTTCACTACCTTCTTACTCACTACAAAGGGTTGTGGAACGTCATCAACAAGATCACCTTTGTGCGAAACGCTATAATGAGCTATGTCCTGACAT CTCGCTCACATTTGGTGGACAGCCCACCGACTTACAATGCTGATTATGGCTACAAGAGCTGGGAGGCCTACTCCAACCTGTCTTACTACACACGGACGCTCCCCCCATTGCCAAAGGACTGTCCTACACCTATGGGAACCGCAG GAAGAGCAGTGCTCCCAGATGCCAAGCTTGTGGTGGAGAAGGTTTTGTTGAGGAAGCGGTTCATTCCGGATCCTCAGGGTTCCAATCTCATGTTCGCCTTCTTCGCCCAGCACTTCACCCACCAGTTCTTCAAATCAGACTTCAAGAAAGGACCAGCTTTCACCAAAGCCTTGGGCCATGGC GTGGACTTAAACCATGTTTATGGAGACAGTCTGGAGAGACAGCACAAGCTGAGGCTGTTCAAGGATGGCAAACTGAAGTATCAGGTTTTGAATGGCGAGGTCTACCCCCCATTGGTAAGGGAGGTTGGGGCCGAGATGCACTACCCACCCCAAGTACCCGAGGAGCACCGCTTCGCTGTGGGCCACGAGCATTTTGGCTTGGTCCCCGGCCTCATGATGTACGCCACCATCTGGCTGCGCGAGCACAACCGTGTCTGTGACGTCCTGAGGCAGGAGCATCCCGAATGGGACGACGAACGCATCTTCCAGACCACACGCCTCATCCTAATTG GCGAGACCATTAAGATTGTGATCGAGGACTACGTCCAGCACCTGAGTGGCTACCACTTCCAGCTCAAGTTCGACCCGGAGCTCCTCTTCAACCAGCGTTTCCAGTACCAGAACCGTATTGCGGCCGAGTTCAATACCCTGTACCACTGGCACCCGCTGATGCCTGACACCTTCAGCATCGAGGACCGTGCCTACACCTACCCCCAGTTTGTCTTCAACAACTCCCTGGTCACAGAGCACGGCATCAACAACCTGGTGGAGTCCTTCACCAAGCAGATCGCTGGAAGG GTggctggtggacggaacctgccTCCGGCACTAGTAGGCGTGGCAGCTAAGGCCCTGGAGCACAGCAGAGACATGCGTTACCAGTCCCTCAACGCCTACAGGAAACGCTTCAACATGAGGGCCTACACCTCCTTTGAGGACCTCACAG GAGAGACAGAGCTGGCTGCAGAACTAGAGAGTCTATATGGGGACGTAGATGCTGTGGAGCTGTACCCAGGCCTTCTGGTGGAGCGCCCCAGACCTAACGCTGTTTTCGGGGAAACTATGGTCGAGATGGGTGCACCCTACTCCCTGAAAGGTCTCCTGGGAAACCCCATTTGCTCGCCGGAGTACTGGATGCCCAGCACGTTCGGAGGGAGTGTGGGCTTTGACATCGTCAACACTGCTTCATTGGAGAGGCTGGTGTGCAGCAATGTCAAGGGTTCTTGCCCGATGGTGTCCTTTCAAGTGCCTGATTTTTTGAGAGCATTTGAGTCGGCGTCAGTCAACACAAGTGAGGCACACCTGAGTGACATGAACCCAGGTGTTCTGTTCAAAGAAAGGACTTCAGAGCTTTAA